A window of the Henckelia pumila isolate YLH828 chromosome 3, ASM3356847v2, whole genome shotgun sequence genome harbors these coding sequences:
- the LOC140893272 gene encoding probable serine/threonine-protein kinase PBL23 yields the protein MRILYCCRIKRSDTMKRNSLKTSKTSVKEMKADAETLYTIARSLSMNTGNSKQRIIAEDILKHGNVRVPAEVFTFRELAHATENFDPELLVGEGGFGRVYKGYLKKTNQIVAVKQLDRNGVQGNREFLAEVLTLSLVHHPNLVNLIGYCADGRQRILVYEFMHHGSLEDHLLDLPPDKEPLDWYTRMQIAKGAAQGLEYLHDTANPPIIYRDFKASNILLDKNFCPKLSDFGLAKLGPTGGQDHVSTRVMGTYGYCAPEYAKTGQLTTKSDVYSFGVVFLEIISGRRAIDSTKPPDEENLVEWAMPLFKDRRKFTLMADPLLEGKYPMKGLFQALAVAAMCLQEEASTRPLIGDVVTALEYLAMPTDDEDSNATDILTRT from the exons ATGAGAATTTTGTATTGTTGCAGGATTAAGAGGAGCGACACCATGAAGAGGAATTCTTTGAAAACTTCTAAAACTTCTGTTAAAGAAATGAAGGCTGATGCCGAGACATTATACACGATTGCCCGGAGTTTATCGATGAACACGG GTAACAGCAAACAGAGGATAATAGCTGAAGACATACTCAAGCATGGGAATGTGAGAGTTCCGGCAGAAGTATTTACTTTCCGAGAACTTGCTCATGCCACAGAAAATTTCGATCCCGAACTTCTAGTAGGCGAAGGAGGATTTGGGAGAGTATACAAAGGATACCTCAAGAAAACAAATCAA ATTGTTGCTGTGAAGCAACTGGACAGAAATGGGGTTCAAGGGAACCGAGAATTCCTCGCGGAGGTCTTGACTTTAAGCCTCGTTCATCACCCGAATCTCGTGAACTTGATAGGCTATTGTGCAGATGGCCGCCAACGGATATTGGTGTATGAATTCATGCACCATGGATCGTTAGAAGATCATCTTTTGG ATTTGCCACCAGATAAGGAGCCTCTGGATTGGTACACGAGAATGCAGATAGCAAAAGGTGCGGCTCAAGGGCTGGAGTACTTGCATGATACCGCAAACCCTCCGATAATATACCGCGATTTCAAGGCGTCGAACATCTTATTAGACAAGAACTTCTGTCCTAAATTGTCGGATTTCGGGCTTGCTAAGTTGGGTCCGACGGGAGGGCAGGATCACGTGTCGACTAGGGTGATGGGGACTTACGGGTACTGCGCGCCGGAATACGCGAAAACCGGCCAGCTGACGACCAAGTCCGACGTTTACAGCTTCGGGGTTGTGTTTCTTGAGATCATTTCAGGGAGGAGAGCTATTGATAGCACAAAACCACCTGATGAGGAGAATCTTGTGGAATGG GCAATGCCACTATTCAAGGACAGGAGAAAGTTTACTTTGATGGCCGATCCATTACTTGAAGGGAAGTACCCGATGAAGGGACTATTCCAGGCTCTGGCTGTTGCAGCAATGTGTCTGCAGGAAGAGGCCAGCACGCGGCCGCTGATCGGAGACGTCGTCACCGCCCTCGAATATTTAGCCATGCCGACGGATGACGAAGATTCAAATGCAACAGACATTCTAACAAGAACGTGA